From the Malus domestica chromosome 17, GDT2T_hap1 genome, one window contains:
- the LOC103404804 gene encoding uncharacterized protein gives MGALLKLVDATLIVFFIVIAVAAPLLDSQIILPRCLFPDWLVELQSWLYVRILGHYLVTEKHHFFVGLVWLQLLLQWPLALANLYGILAAKSWFNTTCLIYGVSFFGSIITELSELVQSGKASDMLIYFYFPFLGLAVLAILRGLLPPSCKTTSSIGKRPTLGRKKKA, from the exons ATGGGTgctttgttgaagcttgtagaTGCCACACTCATCGTCTTCTTCATCGTGATTGCGGTGGCAGCGCCCTTGCTCGACTCGCAGATAATTCTGCCTCGGTGCCTCTTCCCAGACTGGCTGGTTGAACTCCAGAGCTGGTTATACGTGCGCATCTTAGGCCATTATCTTGTGACCGAGAAACATCATTTCTTTGTTGGCCTCGTTTGGCTGCAGCTACTCCTTCAGTGGCCTCTTGCGCTGGCCAACTTGTATGGAATTTTGGCCGCCAAGTCTTGGTTCAACACCACCTGCTTGATCTATGGAGTTTCTTTCTTCGGCTCCATC ATTACTGAATTATCGGAGCTGGTTCAGTCCGGCAAGGCTTCTGATATGctgatatatttttacttcCCTTTTCTGGGGTTAGCTGTTTTGGCCATACTGCGGGGGCTTCTGCCACCATCCTGCAAGACCACTTCAAGCATCGGCAAGAGACCTACGTTGGGTAGGAAAAAGAAGGCTTGA
- the LOC103404805 gene encoding uncharacterized protein encodes MGALLKLVDATLFVFFVVIAVAAPFIDGQTCLPQSFFPEVLVELKSWYARTYGDYLVSQKPHFFVGIVWVELLFQWPLAVANLYGILAAKSWLNTTCLIYGASVFTSMVTILSELVQSGKASDKLLYVYSPFLGLGVLAMLRGLLPQSSTTTSRIGKRPTLGRKKKA; translated from the exons ATGGGTGCTCTGTTGAAACTGGTAGACGCCACGCTCTTCGTATTCTTCGTCGTGATTGCGGTGGCTGCGCCGTTTATCGACGGGCAGACATGTCTGCCGCAGAGTTTCTTCCCGGAGGTGCTGGTGGAGCTCAAGAGCTGGTACGCGCGCACCTATGGAGATTATCTGGTGAGCCAGAAGCCTCATTTCTTTGTTGGGATCGTTTGGGTTGAGCTGCTCTTCCAATGGCCTCTGGCGGTTGCCAACTTGTACGGAATTCTGGCCGCCAAGTCTTGGTTGAACACCACCTGTTTGATCTATGGCGCTTCGGTATTTACCTCCATG gTTACAATACTATCAGAGCTTGTTCAGTCCGGCAAGGCTTCTGATAAGCTGTTATATGTGTACTCCCCTTTTTTGGGATTAGGTGTTTTGGCCATGTTGCGGGGGCTGCTGCCGCAATCCAGCACGACTACTTCAAGGATTGGCAAGAGACCTACATTGGGTAGGAAAAAGAAGGCCTGA
- the LOC103404806 gene encoding uncharacterized protein translates to MGALAKLVDATLFVFFVVIAVAAPLIDAQICLPESIFPDALTDLKNWYARSYGDYLMTQKPYFVVGIIWLELLFQWPLALANLYGILAAKSWFHTTCLIYGVSVLTSMVTILSELLQSGKASDDLLYMYFPFLGLGILATVRGLLPPSNTTTSRIGKRPTLGRKKKA, encoded by the exons ATGGGTGCTTTGGCGAAGCTTGTGGACGCCACACTGTTCGTCTTCTTCGTCGTGATCGCGGTGGCAGCACCGTTAATCGACGCGCAGATATGTCTGCCGGAGAGCATCTTCCCGGACGCATTGACTGATCTCAAGAACTGGTACGCGCGCAGCTATGGCGATTATCTGATGACCCAGAAGCCTTATTTCGTCGTTGGGATCATTTGGCTCGAGCTGCTCTTTCAATGGCCTCTCGCGCTTGCCAACTTGTACGGAATATTGGCCGCCAAGTCTTGGTTCCACACCACCTGCTTGATCTATGGCGTTTCGGTCCTCACTTCCATG GTTACTATATTATCAGAACTGCTTCAGTCTGGCAAGGCTTCAGATGACCTCCTATATATGTACTTCCCTTTTCTAGGCTTAGGCATTTTGGCCACAGTACGAGGGCTGCTGCCGCCATCCAACACAACTACTTCGAGGATTGGCAAGAGACCTACATTGGGTAGGAAAAAGAAGGCTTGA
- the LOC103404807 gene encoding uncharacterized protein produces MGAFVKIIDAILFVMFAIAAANAVLIDVQLCLPQNLFTSSLVELKNWYVWEFDDYLGEEKPHFFVGLVWVELILQWPLLVANLYGILAAKPWYRTTCLLYGASFFTTMGAILPELLWSGKASNTMLMLYYPAVGFAILAILRGLLPPSTANTSTSGKRTTKSTGQPKYRKET; encoded by the exons ATGGGTGCTTTTGTGAAGATAATCGACGCCATACTCTTCGTAATGTTCGCCATAGCGGCGGCGAACGCGGTGCTAATAGACGTGCAGTTGTGTCTACCTCAGAACCTCTTCACAAGCTCGCTGGTGGAGCTCAAGAACTGGTATGTCTGGGAGTTCGACGATTATCTTGGTGAAGAGAAGCCTCATTTCTTTGTTGGTCTCGTTTGGGTTGAGCTCATACTGCAGTGGCCCCTTCTCGTTGCCAACTTGTATGGGATTTTGGCAGCTAAGCCTTGGTACAGAACCACTTGCTTGCTCTATGGcgcttctttcttcaccaccatG GGCGCTATTTTACCAGAGCTGTTATGGTCCGGCAAGGCATCTAATACAATGTTGATGTTGTACTACCCTGCTGTGGGCTTTGCCATCCTGGCCATACTGCGCGGGTTGCTCCCTCCATCTACCGCCAATACTTCAACCAGTGGCAAAAGAACAACAAAAAGCACCGGCCAACCAAAGTATCGGAAAGAAACTTAG
- the LOC103404808 gene encoding uncharacterized protein codes for MGVLVKLIDALLFLLLLAIAFKTPLIEAQACLPRNLYPDILVDLRNRYTRESGDYLMTEMPDFYVGIMWIELVFQWPLVFVNLYGILASMPWFNITCLSYGISLFTSMVPIFAELTWSGRAPDKLLTVYYCFLSLGVLAILRGLLPNSSTNHTATIGKRPASGRKKKV; via the exons ATGGGTGTTCTTGTCAAGCTCATTGATGCGTTACTCTTCCTCTTGCTCCTGGCGATCGCTTTCAAAACACCGTTGATTGAAGCGCAAGCATGCCTCCCTCGCAACCTCTACCCAGACATTCTCGTGGACCTCAGGAACCGGTACACTCGCGAGTCCGGCGACTATCTCATGACCGAAATGCCTGATTTCTACGTCGGGATCATGTGGATTGAGCTTGTTTTTCAGTGGCCTCTCGTGTTTGTTAACCTTTATGGCATCTTGGCTAGCATGCCTTGGTTCAACATTACGTGCTTAAGCTACGGAATATCTCTTTTCACTTCCATG GTGCCAATATTTGCAGAATTGACATGGTCAGGAAGGGCACCTGATAAGCTACTGACGGTGTACTACTGTTTCTTGAGTTTGGGTGTTTTAGCCATACTGCGTGGGCTGCTACCCAACTCATCAACCAATCATACTGCAACCATTGGCAAAAGACCTGCTTCAGGTAGGAAGAAGAAAGTTTAA
- the LOC103404809 gene encoding uncharacterized protein — translation MSETRPVPRRESPWGRPEGDHREPKAHRCNDRAEDVIQACFEGNPFKTVPGPFKLFWQCMRSKPGEEPTEPFTYLQLDPPTREVKLE, via the exons ATGAGCGAGACTCGACCGGTGCCAAGGAGAGAGAGCCCATGGGGGAGGCCGGAGGGTGATCATCGCGAACCGAAGGCCCACCGATGCAATGACCGGGCGGAGGACGTCATCCAG GCTTGTTTTGAGGGAAACCCATTTAAGACGGTTCCAGGGCCATTTAAGCTCTTCTGGCAGTGCATGCGATCTAAACCCGG GGAGGAACCAACAGAGCCATTTACATATTTGCAGCTGGATCCCCCGACAAGAGAGGTGAAACTTGAGTGA
- the LOC103404810 gene encoding septum-promoting GTP-binding protein 1-like, giving the protein MIRHFSLRRRVKRRVLVLRRVMDRLLMCCLGKPVQYSMLPISAAMSSANDTPSTFASSSPSSKSRDLTCHHLHRNKSSHRVSSSDLVPLKISLLGDSQIGKTSFVVKYVGDDEKEEGGETDTTGLNSMDKTLLVSGARISYSIWEVGGDVKSQDNIPVACKDSVAILFMFDLTSRCTLNSVITWYHRARKWNQTAIPILIGTKFDDFIQLPIDLQWTIASQARAYAKALNATLFFSSATYNINVNKIFKFITAKLFDLPWTVERNLTIGEPIIDF; this is encoded by the exons ATGATACGCCACTTCAGCCTCAGGAGAAGAGTTAAACGCCGCGTCTTGGTCCTCCGCCGCGTCATGGACCGGCTGCTCATGTGTTGTTTAGGAAAGCCGGTCCAGTACAGTATGCTGCCCATTTCGGCCGCCATGTCGTCGGCGAACGACACCCCTTCCACTTTTGCGTCTTCGTCGCCGTCCTCGAAATCAAGGGATCTCACGTGTCATCACCTTCATCGGAACAAGAGTAGCCACCGTGTTAGCAGCTCCGATTTAGTGCCGTTGAAGATCAGCCTCTTGGGAGATAGCCAGATTGGAAAAACTAGCTTTGTG GTAAAGTATGTAGGAGATGATGAGAAGGAAGAGGGAGGAGAGACAGACACCACCGGATTAAATTCAATGGATAAGACATTGTTGGTCAGTGGTGCACGGATTTCCTATAGTATTTGGGAAGTTGGAG GTGATGTAAAATCCCAGGATAACATTCCTGTTGCTTGCAAGGATTCCGTAGCTATTTTGTTCATGTTTGATTTAACTAGTCGGTGTACGTTAAATAG TGTCATAACATGGTATCACCGAGCAAGGAAATGGAATCAG ACGGCAATCCCAATATTAATTGGAACAAAGTTCGATGATTTCATCCAACTCCCCATAGATTTGCAATGGACAATTGCAAGTCAG GCAAGAGCATATGCAAAGGCACTAAACGCAACGTTGTTCTTTTCGAGTGCAACATACAACATAAACGTGAACAAGATCTTCAAATTCATAACGGCCAAGCTCTTCGACTTACCTTGGACAGTGGAGCGCAATCTGACCATCGGAGAGCCCATCATTGATTTCTAG